A window of the Henckelia pumila isolate YLH828 chromosome 3, ASM3356847v2, whole genome shotgun sequence genome harbors these coding sequences:
- the LOC140893143 gene encoding probable lysophospholipase BODYGUARD 4: MCVFFRFFDGFLEGECSPCYCMKRPGMIQENKDDFLELERDNELSESLHGRRNLFREMVLLRNPRVPSKKEGLCVGELKNRWSDCGCESCVSWMSKGSSDFRLHVIVKESPKARRELCSQESSVQNVILIHGFLSSSSFWMESLFLNLSEHTNQKYRIFAVDLLGFGSSPKPKNCSYALKEHLEMVEVSVIRQFRLSSYHFVAHSMGCVIALSLAAKHSKSVKSITLIAPPYFSSSKGDASLVALESLAMRRVWSPVLFVSALILWYEHLGRCVCFFICRNHKAWEWILKLLTRTRDLHFSIIDTTRHTHHSAWHTMHNVICGGAKLLDGYLEVLTAARVKIHVVQGTRDRIVPIECSFNMKAKAPHVELEIVPNADHNSVIFGREKEFIMSLECVGINLEKIAAEHNMFQKS; this comes from the exons ATGTGTGTATTTTTCAGGTTTTTTGATGGGTTCTTGGAGGGAGAATGCTCTCCATGTTACTGCATGAAAAGGCCGGGAATGATTCAAGAAAACAAAGATGATTTTCTTGAACTCGAACGGGACAACGAGCTTTCTGAGAGTCTTCATGGGAGAAGAAACCTTTTCAGGGAAATGGTATTGCTCAGAAATCCAAGAGTTCCAAGTAAAAAAGAAGGGCTTTGTGTTGGGGAATTGAAGAATAGGTGGTCCGATTGCGGATGCGAATCTTGTGTTTCTTGGATGAGCAAGGGAAGCTCTGATTTCAGGCTTCACGTCATTGTCAAAGAATCACCGAAAG CTAGGCGGGAGCTTTGTTCCCAAGAATCATCTGTGCAGAATGTAATTCTAATCCATGGATTCCTCTCGTCATCCTCGTTTTGGATGGAATCCCTGTTTCTTAACTTGTCCGAACATACGAACCAAAAGTACAGAATTTTCGCGGTGGACTTGTTAGGATTTGGGAGCAGTCCAAAGCCAAAAAACTGTAGTTACGCTCTGAAAGAACATCTAGAAATGGTTGAGGTTTCGGTTATTCGTCAGTTTCGACTTAGTTCTTATCACTTTGTTGCTCATTCCATGGGTTGTGTGATTGCTCTATCATTAGCCGCTAAGCACTCCAAATCAGTTAAATCTATCACTTTGATTGCTCCC CCTTATTTCTCTTCTTCGAAAGGGGATGCGAGTTTGGTGGCACTCGAAAGCCTTGCCATGAGACGAGTATGGTCACCCGTGCTCTTTGTTTCAGCATTGATATTGTGGTACGAGCACTTGGGCAGATGCGTTTGTTTCTTTATATGTCGGAATCACAAGGCTTGGGAGTGGATTCTAAAGCTGCTCACTAGAACAAG GGATCTTCATTTTTCAATCATAGACACAACGCGCCACACTCATCACTCAGCATGGCATACGATGCACAATGTTATATGCGGGGGTGCGAAACTTTTGGATGGATACTTGGAAGTTTTGACTGCTGCCCGGGTGAAAATTCATGTCGTTCAAGGGACTCGGGATCGAATAGTGCCAATAGAATGCAGCTTCAACATGAAGGCCAAGGCTCCACACGTAGAGCTTGAAATTGTACCAAATGCTGATCACAACAGTGTAATTTTTGGTAGAGAAAAGGAATTTATTATGAGTTTAGAGTGTGTGGGAATCAACTTGGAGAAGATAGCAGCAGAACATAATATGTTTCAGAAATCATAA